From one Nonomuraea polychroma genomic stretch:
- a CDS encoding amidohydrolase family protein, which yields MILDAHGHLGPWPDFLIPDPSADGMVALMDRLGIDAIGISHLLAVGPSAEEGNRLAFAAAERHPGRFGVWQVYNPHQRNRLTDQGVWGVKIHPDVHQCPLDDRRYDPVWELGLPVLAHGQTDSPWSDPDRFVTVARRHPGVPLLLGHAGLWPYGFARAAGLIRDHPNVYLEICGSKMTGRWIARLAAQVGADRVVYGSDACFLDLRIGFGRVALAPLDDADRALIQGGNLARVLETTRSTDRGTTEGRLP from the coding sequence GTGATCCTCGACGCGCACGGCCACCTCGGCCCGTGGCCCGACTTCCTCATCCCCGACCCGTCGGCCGACGGCATGGTCGCCCTGATGGACCGCCTCGGCATCGACGCGATCGGCATCAGCCACCTGCTCGCCGTCGGCCCCAGTGCCGAGGAGGGGAACCGGCTGGCGTTCGCCGCCGCCGAGCGGCACCCCGGCCGGTTCGGCGTGTGGCAGGTCTACAACCCTCACCAGCGCAACCGGCTCACCGATCAGGGCGTCTGGGGCGTCAAGATCCACCCGGACGTGCACCAGTGTCCCCTCGACGACCGCCGCTACGACCCCGTCTGGGAGCTCGGCCTGCCCGTGCTCGCCCACGGCCAGACGGACTCGCCGTGGAGCGACCCTGACCGGTTCGTCACCGTGGCGCGCCGGCATCCCGGCGTACCGCTGCTGCTCGGACACGCCGGGCTCTGGCCGTACGGCTTCGCCCGCGCCGCCGGGCTGATCCGCGACCACCCCAACGTCTACCTGGAGATCTGTGGCTCCAAGATGACCGGACGATGGATCGCCCGCCTCGCCGCCCAGGTCGGCGCCGACCGCGTCGTCTACGGTTCCGACGCCTGCTTCCTCGACCTGCGGATCGGCTTCGGCCGCGTCGCCCTCGCCCCGCTCGACGACGCCGACCGTGCCCTCATCCAGGGCGGCAACCTCGCCCGCGTGCTGGAAACGACCCGCTCCACCGACCGCGGCACCACGGAAGGACGCCTCCCATGA
- a CDS encoding DegT/DnrJ/EryC1/StrS family aminotransferase: protein MTLDAERRATLALHGGTPVRTAPWPSWPPPLDAAQRELVTAVLESGRWGATQGGSACADLTAAFARRSGVAYGVAVGNATLGLFAALRGLGVGAGDEVIVPAYTFVASATAVLLAGATPVIADVDPVDLHLSASAAEAAVTPRTAAIMPVHLAGSPADMDALNAVAARHSLAVVEDAAQAHGATYRGRPIGGLGDAGVYSFQSSKAMTAGEGGLIVCRDEAVHAAIWSVCNLGRTLDGAWYGHPSVGWNLRLTEIQAALLLPWLDRLDEEIDRRNAFAAAVERELAAIRVPAGDDGGDPPVTVVPPPPGATRDSRHLLMLRLHVPFDRSFLLEAMEAEGVPLDGGYPPLGTMPALTEAGARAEPCPAAEAASREVLWVRQSMLMDDPSGATHLAEALAKVLAA, encoded by the coding sequence ATGACACTCGACGCCGAACGGCGGGCGACGCTCGCCCTCCATGGCGGCACTCCCGTACGCACCGCCCCCTGGCCGTCGTGGCCGCCACCGCTGGACGCGGCCCAGCGCGAGCTCGTCACCGCCGTGCTGGAGAGCGGCCGCTGGGGCGCCACCCAGGGCGGCTCGGCCTGCGCGGACCTGACCGCCGCGTTCGCGCGCCGCTCCGGCGTCGCGTACGGCGTCGCCGTCGGCAACGCCACGCTCGGCCTGTTCGCCGCGCTGCGCGGCCTGGGCGTCGGGGCCGGCGACGAGGTGATCGTCCCGGCGTACACGTTCGTCGCCAGCGCCACGGCCGTCCTGCTCGCCGGCGCCACACCGGTGATCGCCGACGTCGACCCGGTCGATCTGCACCTGTCCGCGTCTGCCGCGGAGGCGGCCGTCACGCCCCGCACGGCCGCGATCATGCCGGTGCACCTGGCCGGCAGCCCCGCGGACATGGACGCTCTGAACGCGGTCGCCGCACGGCACAGCCTGGCCGTGGTGGAGGACGCGGCCCAAGCACACGGCGCCACGTACCGAGGCCGCCCCATCGGCGGGCTCGGGGACGCCGGCGTCTACAGCTTCCAATCCAGCAAGGCCATGACGGCGGGCGAGGGCGGCCTGATCGTCTGCCGCGACGAGGCCGTCCACGCGGCCATCTGGTCGGTCTGCAACCTGGGCCGCACGCTGGACGGCGCCTGGTACGGCCATCCCAGCGTCGGCTGGAACCTGCGACTGACCGAGATCCAGGCCGCGCTCCTGCTGCCCTGGCTGGACCGGCTCGACGAGGAGATCGACCGCAGGAACGCCTTCGCCGCGGCCGTCGAGCGCGAACTGGCGGCGATCCGCGTGCCCGCCGGTGACGACGGTGGGGACCCGCCGGTGACGGTGGTCCCACCGCCGCCGGGCGCCACGCGCGACTCGCGGCACCTGCTCATGCTGCGCCTCCACGTGCCGTTCGACCGGTCGTTCCTGCTGGAGGCCATGGAGGCGGAGGGCGTGCCGCTCGACGGCGGCTATCCGCCGCTCGGCACGATGCCGGCCCTGACCGAGGCAGGCGCCCGCGCGGAGCCCTGCCCGGCCGCCGAGGCCGCCTCCCGCGAGGTGCTCTGGGTCCGCCAGTCCATGCTCATGGACGACCCCTCCGGCGCCACCCACCTCGCCGAGGCCCTGGCGAAGGTCCTCGCCGCATGA
- a CDS encoding alpha-hydroxy acid oxidase: MTHPSAATTHYETLADIEAAALESLPLDVHDYLEGGAGEEWTLRRNREAFAEWGFAPRLMSSRQAPGLRTTFMGVPLGIPILTGPFGVDTLFHPEGQKAVARAAARSGTSGMAPEGGSYSYAEVRRAAPGGMAFGQLHPVGPEDAFTRRLKHFEGCGFRALVVTCDTPTAGWRERNRRNGYTPPHAVTGGNFAGDEGTGDAFADLFGGSGPAWTWEKLRRLMSGTSLPWMAKGITTVPDAEAAIAAGASAIGVSNHGGRQLDGLPAALDALPEIAGAVGDRAHIAFDSGVRRGSDVVKALALGADVVVLGRLAVYGLIAGGEAGVARVLDLLRQEVVNILTLLGCAGLNDLDRGFLRRH; this comes from the coding sequence GTGACCCATCCCTCGGCGGCGACGACGCACTACGAAACCCTCGCCGACATCGAAGCCGCGGCCCTGGAGTCATTGCCGCTTGACGTGCACGACTATCTCGAGGGCGGCGCCGGCGAGGAGTGGACGTTACGCAGGAACCGGGAGGCGTTCGCCGAGTGGGGCTTCGCTCCTCGGCTCATGAGCAGCCGGCAGGCCCCCGGCCTCCGGACGACCTTCATGGGCGTGCCGCTCGGCATACCCATCCTGACCGGGCCGTTCGGCGTCGACACCCTGTTCCATCCGGAAGGCCAGAAGGCCGTGGCCCGCGCCGCCGCCCGCTCCGGCACCTCCGGGATGGCCCCTGAAGGGGGCTCATACTCCTACGCCGAGGTACGGCGTGCGGCCCCCGGCGGGATGGCCTTCGGGCAACTCCATCCCGTCGGGCCCGAGGACGCCTTCACCCGCCGCCTGAAGCACTTCGAGGGCTGCGGCTTCCGCGCGCTGGTGGTCACGTGCGACACCCCGACGGCCGGCTGGCGGGAGCGCAATCGCCGCAACGGGTACACGCCTCCGCACGCCGTCACCGGCGGCAACTTCGCCGGCGACGAAGGCACGGGTGACGCCTTCGCCGACCTCTTCGGCGGCTCCGGACCCGCCTGGACGTGGGAGAAGCTGCGCCGGCTCATGAGCGGGACGAGCCTGCCCTGGATGGCCAAGGGCATCACCACGGTCCCCGATGCCGAGGCCGCCATCGCCGCCGGAGCGAGCGCGATCGGCGTGTCCAACCATGGAGGCCGACAGCTCGACGGCCTCCCGGCAGCGCTGGACGCGCTTCCCGAGATCGCCGGCGCGGTGGGCGACCGCGCCCACATCGCCTTCGACAGCGGGGTCCGGCGCGGCTCCGACGTGGTCAAGGCGCTCGCGCTCGGCGCGGACGTCGTCGTGCTCGGCCGCCTGGCCGTCTACGGTCTGATCGCCGGCGGCGAAGCAGGAGTGGCACGGGTGCTCGACCTTCTTCGGCAGGAAGTGGTGAACATCCTGACCCTGCTGGGCTGCGCCGGCCTCAACGATCTTGACCGGGGCTTTCTGCGTCGCCACTGA
- a CDS encoding adenylyltransferase/cytidyltransferase family protein: MSSLEAVWVQPYDRPGAAVVTGVFDILHVGHVRYLGAVAARGLPLVVGVEDDPRVRAWKGPSRPLNPSAERAEVLAALRFVTGVFIVTGPPEAHGPEDYIDLLAPMHPGALAHTAGDPHAGARAAAAAILGAECWEMSAIPGRSTTRIVNAAGKP, translated from the coding sequence GTGAGCAGCCTGGAGGCGGTCTGGGTGCAGCCGTACGACAGGCCGGGGGCGGCGGTCGTCACCGGGGTCTTCGACATCCTGCACGTGGGACACGTGCGTTACCTCGGCGCGGTGGCGGCCCGCGGCCTGCCGCTCGTCGTCGGCGTCGAGGACGACCCGCGCGTGCGCGCCTGGAAGGGGCCCAGCCGGCCGCTCAACCCTTCGGCGGAGCGCGCCGAGGTCCTGGCCGCGCTCCGCTTCGTCACCGGCGTCTTCATCGTGACGGGCCCGCCCGAGGCCCACGGCCCCGAGGACTACATCGACCTGCTCGCCCCGATGCACCCGGGCGCGCTGGCGCACACGGCGGGCGACCCGCACGCGGGCGCCCGCGCGGCCGCGGCGGCGATCCTGGGAGCCGAGTGCTGGGAGATGAGCGCCATCCCGGGCCGCTCCACCACCCGCATCGTGAACGCCGCCGGCAAACCCTGA
- a CDS encoding ATP-binding protein — MALDFHRANGGDPLGSRDLMVRLPGIPSQVSRARGIVTAALGRDHPLYDDVVLLTSELATNAILHTRSGSGGWFTVAVTHSESAVRVCVSDAGSDGPPCVCRTSTQSTSGRGLPLIEAISHRWGFTRESGSTTVWFELLRADVPAVAV, encoded by the coding sequence GTGGCACTGGACTTTCACCGTGCCAACGGGGGTGATCCGCTCGGTTCGCGCGATCTCATGGTCCGGTTGCCGGGGATTCCGTCCCAGGTGTCCAGGGCCAGGGGGATCGTGACGGCCGCGCTCGGGCGCGATCATCCGCTCTATGACGACGTCGTGCTGCTCACCAGCGAGCTGGCCACGAACGCGATCCTGCACACCAGATCCGGCTCGGGCGGCTGGTTCACCGTGGCCGTGACCCACTCGGAGTCGGCGGTACGGGTGTGCGTGTCGGACGCGGGCTCCGACGGACCGCCGTGCGTATGCCGTACCAGCACGCAGTCCACGAGCGGGCGCGGCCTGCCGCTGATCGAGGCGATCAGCCACCGCTGGGGATTCACGCGGGAGAGCGGCTCGACGACGGTGTGGTTCGAACTGCTGCGCGCCGACGTCCCGGCCGTGGCCGTCTAG
- a CDS encoding TetR/AcrR family transcriptional regulator: MARTKDPAVRSLLIDRAAQMLSARQPVTLRSLVAGTGVSTMAVYTYFGGMDGLWKAMRQEGFTRLAAKLDAVSPSPDAVRDLAALGAAYLSNALADPDLYRVMFDAGFELEDTAAADETLHHLVRAIERATAAGRFRDDVDPLELATQSWTIGHGLASLVATGPLPRQALAHGVPLLTALFINAGDNPDQCHRSVERGWHLLMSDHRP; the protein is encoded by the coding sequence ATGGCGAGAACGAAAGACCCGGCGGTCCGTTCCCTGCTGATCGACCGGGCCGCACAGATGCTCAGCGCCCGGCAGCCGGTCACGCTCCGCTCGCTGGTCGCCGGAACCGGCGTCTCGACGATGGCCGTCTACACCTACTTCGGTGGCATGGACGGTCTGTGGAAAGCGATGCGTCAGGAAGGGTTCACCCGCCTGGCGGCCAAGCTCGACGCGGTGTCACCGTCCCCGGATGCCGTGCGGGATCTGGCCGCCCTCGGCGCCGCCTACCTGTCCAACGCGCTGGCCGATCCCGATCTCTACCGGGTCATGTTCGACGCCGGTTTCGAGCTCGAGGACACCGCTGCCGCGGATGAAACACTGCACCATCTCGTCCGGGCCATCGAACGGGCCACCGCAGCCGGCCGCTTTCGCGACGACGTCGACCCGCTGGAGCTGGCCACGCAGAGCTGGACCATCGGCCATGGACTGGCATCACTGGTCGCCACCGGCCCCTTGCCCCGTCAAGCGCTCGCCCATGGCGTGCCATTGCTGACCGCCCTCTTCATCAACGCAGGCGACAACCCCGACCAGTGCCATCGGTCAGTCGAACGCGGTTGGCACCTCCTGATGTCCGACCACCGCCCTTGA
- a CDS encoding RidA family protein — translation MPVTLVNPDGLPKPDVYRQMSIATGSKLVFLAGQVARDAEGGRVGEGDLAAQIEQAYLNIGTALAEAGGSFDDVAKLTIYVVDWTPDKMPLLGEGVARAAAKLGIDPVKPITLLGVAALGEPDLLVEVEATAVID, via the coding sequence ATGCCCGTGACGCTGGTCAACCCCGATGGGCTGCCGAAGCCCGATGTCTACCGCCAGATGTCGATCGCCACCGGGTCGAAGCTGGTGTTCCTGGCGGGCCAGGTGGCCCGCGATGCCGAGGGCGGACGAGTCGGGGAGGGGGATCTGGCTGCTCAGATCGAGCAGGCCTACCTCAATATCGGCACTGCCCTGGCCGAGGCCGGTGGGTCCTTCGATGACGTGGCGAAGCTGACCATTTACGTCGTCGACTGGACTCCCGACAAGATGCCGCTGCTGGGAGAGGGGGTCGCTCGGGCAGCCGCGAAATTGGGGATCGACCCGGTCAAGCCGATCACGCTGCTGGGCGTCGCGGCACTGGGAGAACCCGATCTCCTGGTCGAGGTCGAAGCCACCGCGGTCATCGACTGA
- a CDS encoding helix-turn-helix transcriptional regulator encodes MAEITLDVCQLQAFAEVGYQVAGGGDAHGAMAALRRVIPLDAYEFVAFDPATGRHHSVVSDGHRRIDRDAAEEYAGLDAYRRAMATRAPVSMPEPDTERYFRRHLAPYGWRAGLTAPLFLREGRYTGLLHLASREAFPHLTGALVAAVSPMLAHVTDLTRCVIDPVGLPPDFRAVAFDRLGTRREVPGRETSAALWDEPAMAAYARAFIDSRELTRHGLWLDDGGHWHELRLLRAGVGFQGALQGVVAAERPCALPYELTGREVDVLTRVAAGDSNPQIAAALVLSVRTVTTHLEHIFAKLGCDSRTRLTTKALAEGLCRLDV; translated from the coding sequence GTGGCCGAGATCACCCTGGACGTCTGCCAATTGCAGGCGTTCGCCGAGGTCGGCTATCAGGTGGCGGGCGGCGGCGACGCGCACGGGGCGATGGCCGCGCTGCGCCGGGTGATCCCGCTGGACGCGTATGAGTTCGTCGCCTTCGATCCCGCCACGGGCCGGCACCACAGCGTCGTCTCCGACGGCCACCGGCGCATCGACCGGGACGCCGCCGAGGAATACGCCGGGCTGGACGCGTACCGCAGAGCCATGGCGACCCGCGCGCCCGTGAGCATGCCCGAGCCGGACACCGAACGCTATTTCCGGCGTCACCTGGCCCCCTACGGCTGGCGGGCCGGCCTGACCGCGCCGCTGTTCCTGCGCGAGGGCCGCTACACGGGGCTGCTGCACCTCGCGTCCAGGGAGGCGTTCCCGCACCTCACCGGGGCCCTCGTGGCGGCGGTGAGCCCGATGCTGGCCCACGTGACCGACCTGACGAGGTGCGTGATCGACCCGGTGGGGCTGCCGCCCGACTTCCGCGCGGTCGCCTTCGACCGGCTCGGAACGCGCCGCGAGGTGCCCGGGCGGGAGACGTCGGCCGCGTTGTGGGACGAGCCGGCGATGGCCGCGTACGCCAGGGCGTTCATCGACTCGCGTGAGCTCACCAGGCACGGCCTCTGGCTGGACGACGGCGGGCACTGGCACGAGTTACGGCTGCTCCGGGCGGGCGTCGGGTTCCAGGGGGCGTTACAGGGCGTGGTCGCCGCCGAGCGGCCGTGCGCGCTGCCGTACGAGCTGACCGGCAGGGAGGTGGACGTCCTCACGCGGGTCGCGGCAGGCGACTCCAACCCGCAGATCGCCGCCGCGCTCGTGCTCAGCGTCCGCACGGTCACCACGCACCTGGAGCACATCTTCGCCAAGCTCGGCTGCGACAGCCGCACCCGCCTCACCACCAAGGCCCTCGCCGAGGGCCTGTGCCGCCTGGACGTGTAG
- the thrS gene encoding threonine--tRNA ligase, giving the protein MLPGRTPGSWSFALSLERIIMNDHRRLGRELGIFDTDPMIGSGLPYWLPAGAAMRKAIEDYVHELERRNGYLHVNSPVLGKRELYERSGHWAHYADDMFPPMNVGGEEFVLRPSLCPHHALIYRSRQRSKRELPLRLAELGGQYRSELSGVLGGLTRVRSIQLNDGHVFCPPEQAAAEVSAALDLIEAAHAQLGIRAARYRLSLRGDGDKYVDDPEMWAASEAILREVLKERGQAYDEERGESAFYGPKIDIQIADPAGRENTLSTVQVDLYMPERFDLRYVGGHRPAMVHRSVVGGLERLVAHLIEVHGGAFPAWLAPVQAVVLPLSDAELPAAEDLLRRCLAAGLRAELAPADRGSLGARIRAHRLVPYQLVVGPREVASGQAAVRLRDGSQAGEVPIERLAADSRPFI; this is encoded by the coding sequence ATGCTTCCCGGGCGAACGCCCGGGAGCTGGTCGTTCGCCCTTTCCCTGGAAAGGATCATCATGAACGACCACCGCAGGCTCGGCCGCGAGCTCGGCATCTTCGACACCGATCCGATGATCGGCTCCGGCCTGCCCTACTGGCTGCCCGCCGGCGCGGCGATGCGCAAGGCCATCGAGGACTACGTCCACGAGCTGGAGCGCCGCAACGGCTACCTGCACGTCAACTCGCCCGTGCTGGGCAAACGCGAGCTGTACGAACGCTCGGGTCATTGGGCGCACTACGCCGACGACATGTTCCCGCCCATGAACGTGGGCGGCGAGGAGTTCGTGCTGCGCCCCAGCCTGTGCCCGCACCACGCGCTCATCTACCGCTCGCGGCAGCGAAGTAAGCGCGAGCTGCCGCTGCGCCTGGCCGAGCTGGGCGGCCAGTACCGCTCCGAGTTGTCCGGCGTCCTCGGCGGGCTGACCAGGGTGCGGTCCATCCAGCTCAACGACGGCCACGTGTTCTGCCCGCCGGAGCAGGCCGCCGCCGAGGTGTCGGCCGCGCTCGACCTGATCGAGGCCGCGCACGCGCAACTCGGCATCCGGGCCGCGCGCTACAGGCTGTCGCTGCGCGGCGACGGCGACAAGTACGTCGACGACCCGGAGATGTGGGCGGCCTCCGAGGCCATCCTGCGCGAGGTGCTCAAGGAACGCGGCCAGGCCTACGACGAGGAGCGCGGCGAGAGCGCCTTCTACGGGCCGAAGATCGACATCCAGATCGCCGACCCGGCCGGACGGGAGAACACCCTGTCGACCGTCCAGGTGGACCTGTACATGCCCGAGCGTTTCGACCTGCGCTACGTCGGCGGTCACCGTCCCGCCATGGTGCACCGCAGTGTCGTCGGCGGCCTGGAACGCCTGGTCGCGCACCTCATCGAGGTGCACGGCGGCGCGTTCCCCGCGTGGCTGGCGCCCGTGCAGGCGGTGGTGCTGCCGCTGTCCGACGCCGAGCTGCCGGCCGCCGAGGACCTGCTGCGCCGCTGCCTGGCCGCCGGGCTGCGCGCCGAGCTCGCGCCCGCCGACCGGGGCAGCCTCGGGGCCAGGATCAGGGCGCACCGGCTGGTGCCGTACCAGCTCGTGGTGGGGCCGCGCGAAGTGGCGAGCGGGCAGGCGGCGGTGCGGCTGCGCGACGGGAGCCAGGCGGGCGAGGTGCCCATCGAGCGTTTGGCCGCAGATTCGCGACCGTTCATCTGA
- a CDS encoding TRAP transporter permease produces the protein MTQLSDREAELVSAHEQERPARELGGALRLGVWIVGGLLSVYSLVVVFRPVEALEHRMTFLAVALPLVFLCYRSGLSSWVSRLRRQGLRSVLSSWARRLRRDPAKVASVDEAGPPAGATVDGRPVPPQGEGEPDPLAGVSRAAAHPDGKRRRSSKERPSVADWLLAAAALAVLVYPLADIDAFRDRGSGAALTPLDIVAGLALTVLLLEAVRRTVGWALTIICLIFLIYAYYGSYLPIDWTIGHRGFDLGQIVSQLYTGTEGFFGVPMQVAASYIILFTIYGAVLDFSGASRFFIDLSFAAFRNSRSAPGRTVTTAGFLLGTVSGSGVATTVSLGSVAWPVLRRAGYPKEPAGGILAAGGIGAILSPPTLGAAAFIIAEYLRVSYLEVLLYATIPTILYYLGIFLAIEIDSRRFGTHAVQVDAPKAGKLLLRFGYHFSSLILIIVLMALDRSAFQSVVIATAVAFALSFLDPRHRMTPKRVGQALAKGTLEVLPVTAVCAAAGIIVGVITQTGLGLNLSAIIVDFAAGNLLLTTIMSGLAVMLLGLAVPVTASFIIAAVIIGPALTTLGVSQAEAYMFVFYYAVLSEVSPPTALSAVAAAAITGGNTYRTMMMTWRYTLPAFLVPFAFVLTPNGQALLGQGPIGTVLLMAAVSAVAVAALAMATGGLTGVPERLMAAVAAVLLLFLEPVPIAAGLAVLAVAAGVHLLRRSRRDPA, from the coding sequence GTGACCCAGCTGAGCGATCGTGAGGCCGAACTGGTCTCCGCCCACGAGCAGGAGCGCCCGGCGCGGGAACTGGGCGGGGCGCTCCGGCTCGGCGTGTGGATCGTGGGCGGGTTGTTGTCGGTCTACTCGCTCGTCGTGGTGTTCCGGCCGGTCGAGGCGCTCGAACATCGGATGACGTTCCTGGCGGTGGCGTTGCCGCTGGTGTTCCTGTGCTACCGATCGGGGCTGTCGTCGTGGGTGAGCAGGCTGCGCCGCCAAGGCCTCCGATCGGTGCTGTCGTCATGGGCCAGGAGGCTGCGCCGCGACCCGGCCAAGGTCGCTTCCGTCGATGAGGCCGGTCCGCCGGCCGGGGCCACGGTGGACGGGCGGCCGGTCCCGCCGCAGGGCGAGGGCGAGCCCGACCCGCTGGCCGGGGTGTCACGGGCGGCGGCTCACCCCGATGGAAAACGACGCCGGAGCTCGAAAGAGCGGCCCAGCGTCGCCGACTGGCTGCTGGCCGCCGCCGCGCTGGCCGTGCTGGTCTATCCGCTGGCCGACATCGACGCGTTCCGCGATCGGGGGTCGGGCGCGGCGCTGACGCCCCTCGACATCGTGGCGGGCCTGGCGCTGACGGTGCTGCTGCTGGAGGCGGTACGGCGGACCGTCGGCTGGGCCCTGACCATCATCTGCCTCATCTTCCTGATTTATGCCTACTACGGCTCATATCTGCCGATTGACTGGACCATCGGGCATCGCGGCTTCGACCTCGGCCAGATCGTGTCGCAGCTCTACACCGGCACCGAAGGCTTCTTCGGCGTGCCGATGCAGGTGGCCGCCAGTTACATCATCCTCTTCACGATCTACGGCGCCGTGCTCGACTTCTCGGGCGCGAGCCGCTTCTTCATCGACCTGAGCTTCGCCGCCTTCCGCAACTCCCGCTCCGCCCCCGGCCGCACCGTCACCACGGCGGGCTTCCTGCTCGGCACGGTCTCCGGCTCAGGCGTGGCGACCACGGTCAGCCTGGGCAGCGTGGCCTGGCCGGTGCTGCGCCGGGCCGGCTACCCGAAGGAGCCGGCCGGCGGCATCCTGGCGGCCGGCGGCATCGGCGCGATCCTGTCGCCGCCCACGCTGGGCGCCGCCGCGTTCATCATCGCCGAGTACCTCCGGGTCAGCTACCTCGAGGTGCTCCTGTACGCGACGATCCCCACGATCCTCTACTACCTCGGCATCTTCCTGGCGATCGAGATCGACTCGCGCCGCTTCGGCACCCACGCCGTGCAGGTGGACGCGCCCAAGGCCGGCAAGCTGCTGCTGCGCTTCGGCTACCACTTCAGCTCGCTCATCCTCATCATCGTGCTGATGGCGCTGGACCGGTCGGCCTTCCAGTCGGTGGTGATCGCCACGGCGGTGGCGTTCGCGCTGTCGTTCCTCGACCCCCGGCACCGGATGACGCCCAAGCGCGTCGGGCAGGCCCTGGCGAAGGGCACGCTGGAGGTTCTGCCCGTGACCGCCGTCTGCGCGGCGGCGGGCATCATCGTCGGCGTCATCACCCAGACCGGCCTCGGGCTGAACCTGAGCGCGATCATCGTGGACTTCGCCGCCGGCAACCTGCTCCTCACCACGATCATGTCCGGCCTCGCCGTCATGCTGCTGGGCCTGGCCGTGCCGGTGACCGCGAGCTTCATCATCGCCGCCGTGATCATCGGCCCGGCGCTCACCACGCTCGGCGTCAGCCAGGCCGAGGCGTACATGTTCGTCTTCTACTACGCGGTGTTGTCGGAGGTGAGCCCGCCCACCGCGCTGTCGGCGGTCGCGGCGGCCGCGATCACGGGCGGCAACACGTACCGGACGATGATGATGACCTGGCGGTACACACTGCCGGCGTTCCTGGTGCCGTTCGCGTTCGTGCTGACGCCGAACGGCCAGGCCCTGCTCGGGCAGGGGCCGATCGGGACCGTGCTGCTGATGGCCGCGGTGTCGGCGGTCGCGGTCGCCGCGCTCGCCATGGCCACGGGCGGGCTGACCGGCGTGCCCGAGCGGCTGATGGCGGCGGTGGCCGCGGTGCTGCTGCTGTTCCTCGAGCCCGTCCCCATCGCCGCTGGCCTGGCCGTGCTGGCCGTGGCCGCCGGCGTGCACCTCCTCAGAAGAAGCAGAAGGGACCCAGCGTGA
- a CDS encoding TAXI family TRAP transporter solute-binding subunit, which yields MKRTIAIVAAAVLTVAGCGGGGAGGSGNRLSIATGGTTGVYYVYGGGLAKQLSANIANTQATASVTSASVENIKLLAGGKADIGFSQMDTAADAVNGKDTFTAKQPIKAIARIYDNYAHVVVAPGVEATKVADLKGKRVSLGPANSGTQVVARRMLEAAGLNPDTDITKQQLSINESVQAAKDGTIDAFFWVGGLPTAGITDLATSKPDMKMLDTSDVLAKMQSTYGQQYVSLDVDMSVYKLDGTVKTVGIGNVLLVPDKMSEQLAYDITKTLFEKKTELSAVHPEAKKLDVKLGQEVTPVELHPGAARYYKEKA from the coding sequence GTGAAGCGGACCATTGCGATAGTCGCCGCAGCCGTCCTTACCGTGGCGGGCTGCGGCGGCGGAGGCGCCGGCGGGTCGGGCAACCGGCTGTCGATCGCCACCGGCGGCACGACGGGCGTCTACTACGTGTACGGCGGCGGCCTGGCCAAGCAGCTGTCGGCGAACATCGCCAACACCCAGGCCACCGCGTCGGTCACCTCGGCCTCGGTCGAGAACATCAAGCTGCTGGCCGGCGGCAAGGCCGACATCGGCTTCTCCCAGATGGACACCGCGGCCGACGCGGTCAACGGCAAGGACACCTTCACCGCCAAGCAGCCGATCAAGGCGATCGCCCGCATCTACGACAACTACGCGCACGTCGTGGTCGCCCCCGGCGTCGAGGCGACCAAGGTGGCCGACCTGAAGGGCAAGCGCGTCTCACTCGGCCCGGCCAACTCCGGCACCCAGGTCGTGGCCCGGCGCATGCTGGAGGCGGCCGGACTGAACCCCGACACCGACATCACCAAGCAGCAGCTGTCGATCAACGAGTCGGTGCAGGCCGCCAAGGACGGCACCATCGACGCCTTCTTCTGGGTCGGCGGCCTGCCCACGGCCGGCATCACCGACCTGGCCACGAGCAAGCCGGACATGAAGATGCTCGACACGTCCGACGTCCTGGCGAAGATGCAGTCGACGTACGGGCAGCAGTACGTCTCCCTCGACGTCGACATGTCCGTCTACAAGCTGGACGGCACGGTCAAGACCGTCGGCATCGGCAACGTGCTGCTCGTGCCCGACAAGATGAGCGAGCAACTCGCGTACGACATCACCAAGACCCTGTTCGAGAAGAAGACCGAGTTGTCGGCCGTGCACCCGGAGGCCAAGAAGCTCGACGTGAAGCTCGGCCAGGAGGTCACCCCGGTCGAGCTGCACCCGGGCGCGGCCCGCTACTACAAGGAAAAGGCCTGA